One region of Mucilaginibacter sp. 14171R-50 genomic DNA includes:
- a CDS encoding glycoside hydrolase family 38 C-terminal domain-containing protein, translating into MIYSSASRCSVNRSHVGFLFFLLVIGLHSLKAAGSVPDIRESPSEANLTVYVQPYYKYRNDGKPGREIILYFKERILKGDVKVAVKCDDKAEESKFQFENATNGVAVLLPEGVGVKVASSAQVNVYCSGKEYSATVAIPVKKQWTVYIYPHSHVDIGYTNLQETVRKLHVRNIDVGIDLAEKTQNYPEGARFIWNTEATWVVDEYLAQATPQQKAKFNNAVTKGWLQIDGGHSNINTSTCSDEELQMMFSNKLKIEQQTKVPIHTMVQMDLPGAAWGLVQAAKQSGIDGFINFPNYFDLRRVWDHKPFYWLGPDGKSKILFLQGSPYGYGYTVKGSKYGLKILQSYSDTIDRVSTKNPSANFIDPFIFHETDRLEREGSPYDIYAMTWSMADNCLIDADLPEAVKLWNQKYAYPKVIIAGSRDILNAYKEKYAAIIPTYSGDITEFWTEGLGSDALRVGMGRRAKENLVQAETLWPMLNGNKRPAPVNRFNDCWEQLLLSAEHTWGYQNPKAPLAKQVEANKAAYFENAEKQSNALIADALKNVKKINGGYISVFNTLSWARGGVVILDAKMSRAGNRVVDKNGTEMPVQRLSTGELIFYADNLPALGSKAYKVVPGTYKGNRSLKAGIGFLSNNQVKITLDKKTGNIISLLRLKDQKEFVNAASGFDLNSYNYVKGVRNGKDTVTAPTHATNAKISIKEIGPLLVSVSVQADAEGCKGLNREIRLYKSQPFVEIINTVDKISTRQKEGIHFGFGFNVPEGVTHMDIPLGVMQPERDQLKGTNKNWLAFQRWIDVSNQNSGVTWTSVESPIVEFGSITGNILDGARQGDLWEKHVSQPQTIISWMLNNHWDTNFPLEQGGIIKSRYGILLHGAYDAVTANHFGVEFNRPLIAVETTGKTKVNALVTIDNPEIMLLSYQKNGDSKHPEVKLRSVSDKPQKVNLQWKDGSEKLISIAPYGSVSVTK; encoded by the coding sequence ATGATTTACAGCTCTGCCTCCCGCTGCAGCGTTAACCGCTCGCATGTAGGATTTTTGTTTTTTTTGCTGGTGATAGGATTGCATAGTTTGAAAGCTGCGGGTAGCGTGCCAGACATCAGGGAAAGCCCTTCAGAGGCAAATTTGACCGTTTACGTACAGCCTTATTACAAATACAGGAATGACGGCAAGCCGGGGCGTGAGATAATCCTATATTTTAAAGAAAGGATATTAAAGGGTGATGTAAAAGTAGCAGTAAAGTGCGATGACAAAGCCGAAGAATCAAAATTTCAGTTTGAGAATGCTACAAACGGAGTAGCCGTTTTGCTTCCCGAAGGCGTTGGTGTTAAGGTGGCATCATCTGCGCAGGTTAATGTATATTGTAGTGGAAAAGAATATAGTGCCACTGTAGCCATACCTGTAAAAAAACAGTGGACGGTTTATATATATCCGCATAGCCATGTAGATATAGGCTATACTAATCTGCAGGAAACGGTGAGGAAGCTGCATGTACGTAATATCGATGTAGGTATCGATCTGGCAGAAAAAACACAGAATTACCCCGAAGGCGCACGTTTTATATGGAACACTGAGGCCACCTGGGTAGTAGATGAGTACCTTGCGCAGGCTACCCCGCAGCAAAAGGCGAAATTTAATAACGCGGTGACGAAAGGCTGGCTTCAGATAGACGGCGGCCACTCTAACATCAATACCAGCACTTGCTCTGACGAGGAACTGCAAATGATGTTTAGCAATAAACTTAAAATAGAGCAGCAAACAAAAGTACCTATCCATACCATGGTGCAGATGGACCTGCCCGGCGCGGCATGGGGCTTGGTGCAAGCCGCCAAACAAAGCGGCATTGATGGCTTTATCAATTTCCCTAATTATTTCGATCTGCGCAGGGTGTGGGACCACAAACCCTTTTATTGGTTGGGCCCAGATGGTAAAAGCAAGATACTTTTTTTGCAGGGCAGCCCTTATGGCTACGGCTATACCGTTAAAGGCAGTAAGTACGGGCTCAAAATATTGCAATCCTATTCGGATACTATTGACAGGGTGAGTACCAAAAATCCAAGCGCTAATTTTATCGATCCGTTTATTTTCCATGAAACCGACAGGCTGGAACGGGAAGGTTCACCGTATGATATTTATGCCATGACCTGGTCAATGGCTGATAACTGCCTGATAGATGCCGACCTGCCCGAAGCAGTAAAACTATGGAACCAGAAATATGCCTACCCAAAGGTAATTATAGCCGGCAGCAGGGATATTCTGAATGCTTATAAAGAAAAGTATGCTGCCATTATACCCACGTACAGCGGCGATATAACCGAATTCTGGACGGAGGGGCTTGGCTCGGACGCGTTAAGGGTAGGTATGGGCCGCAGGGCAAAAGAAAACCTGGTTCAGGCTGAAACGTTGTGGCCAATGCTGAATGGTAATAAACGCCCGGCCCCTGTAAACCGGTTTAATGATTGCTGGGAACAGTTGTTGCTTTCGGCAGAGCACACCTGGGGTTACCAAAACCCTAAAGCCCCGCTTGCCAAACAGGTAGAGGCAAACAAAGCAGCATACTTTGAGAATGCCGAAAAACAAAGCAATGCACTCATCGCGGATGCCCTTAAAAATGTAAAAAAGATTAACGGCGGGTATATTTCTGTATTTAACACCCTATCATGGGCGCGTGGAGGAGTAGTTATACTGGATGCCAAAATGAGCCGTGCGGGTAATCGCGTGGTGGATAAAAACGGCACAGAAATGCCCGTGCAGCGTTTAAGTACAGGCGAATTGATCTTTTACGCGGATAACTTGCCCGCTTTGGGTTCTAAAGCTTATAAGGTGGTGCCGGGCACCTACAAAGGCAACCGGAGCCTTAAAGCCGGGATAGGTTTTTTAAGCAACAACCAGGTAAAGATAACGCTGGATAAAAAAACGGGCAATATCATAAGTCTGCTTAGGCTCAAGGATCAAAAGGAGTTTGTCAACGCCGCATCGGGTTTTGATTTAAATAGCTATAATTATGTAAAAGGCGTGCGCAACGGTAAGGATACGGTTACCGCGCCCACCCATGCCACTAACGCGAAGATCAGCATTAAGGAAATCGGGCCATTATTAGTTTCGGTAAGTGTACAAGCTGATGCAGAAGGCTGCAAAGGATTGAACCGCGAGATACGGCTCTATAAAAGCCAGCCTTTTGTAGAGATAATTAATACTGTTGATAAAATCTCAACCCGTCAAAAAGAGGGTATACATTTCGGGTTTGGTTTTAACGTGCCCGAGGGGGTTACCCATATGGATATCCCCCTGGGGGTTATGCAGCCCGAGCGGGACCAGCTAAAGGGAACCAACAAAAACTGGCTGGCTTTTCAACGGTGGATAGATGTTTCAAACCAAAACTCAGGAGTAACCTGGACGTCGGTAGAATCGCCAATAGTGGAGTTTGGGTCGATAACCGGGAATATTTTAGACGGTGCAAGACAAGGTGACCTGTGGGAAAAGCATGTCTCGCAACCTCAAACTATCATATCGTGGATGCTGAACAACCATTGGGATACTAATTTCCCACTGGAGCAAGGTGGTATAATAAAAAGCCGGTACGGGATACTGCTGCACGGGGCTTATGACGCGGTTACAGCCAATCATTTTGGGGTGGAGTTTAACAGGCCGCTTATCGCGGTAGAAACCACGGGCAAAACCAAGGTGAATGCTTTGGTTACGATTGATAACCCGGAGATAATGTTGTTATCTTACCAGAAAAATGGTGACAGTAAACATCCCGAGGTGAAGCTACGCTCGGTTTCTGACAAGCCGCAAAAGGTAAACTTGCAGTGGAAGGACGGATCTGAAAAGTTAATCAGTATAGCGCCTTACGGCTCAGTAAGCGTAACTAAATGA
- a CDS encoding GH92 family glycosyl hydrolase produces MKKRFLLLCQLTIGFVAYSYAQQTQKAIWNVGKTDNSGSEFALAPNGFKKFVGQDFGYEDKFYLVGYSKEKKDFPYVLPGPVDTWGGTWPTAGWRTNQVNILFGLDNVPAKGDYKLVIRLADYAKHFLPVLKISINNQDERIQLSAAGYDVNKQRSPRLDEKLVDTASLTGNLAAATPKTIEIPINPGIIKKGGNNVTITVVEGSWIMFDKVSLEGPAQARVKTPGQMYIGTVKPAQYQLISNGKPMQPLLINATHLKGAPRISVKLDGRTIFNDVVEKGDYEFEALMPAVATARQSRYSILENGKIIQIGVVNRSKQKIQTLANYVDTRMGTAHSRWMIAPGPWMPFSMVKMSPDNQNAGWQAGYQPTYESVGTFSHIHEWTMAGLGIFASNGKLKTTMGDEQKPSSGYRSLIDKRTEEAPIGYYKVDLKNYGIKAEVTATTRCGFERFTFPANRDSARILVDLHVPAEYNYQLKEIKLKKVSDYRIEGSAHQVSPGVWSNDAEQDYTLHFVVEFDKPIKNMGGWVNKTVKYSNEFEANGAKEAGLFLEFDAKQTPVVQVRSSISLVSVDNARQNLKTEVTDRFGWNFDAVRQNQVNTWNDIFHRVKITTTNRLEKVRFYNSMYRSICSRNTWSDVNGEWHGTDGKIQKLKNKDDVALGCDAFWNTFWNLNQMWNLVTPEWSNRWVNSQLAMYDAYGWLAKGPAAMNYIPVMVGEHEIPQMISAYQMGIRNFDANKVLDAAVKMQTTPAQKVYTGFAGNRDLVEYMKHKYVPSDNGRFSNTMEYSFDDWTVGQLAKSLGKTDIYNKFNDRGYWWQNAIDTAGYCHMKLANGEWVKNFDPFRSGANEEYVEGNAWQLTFFVPQDVPALISKIGKKKFIDRLEWGFKESEPWRYNGMNDQYWDYPVVQGNQQSMHFAFLFNWAGKPWSTQKWSRSIIDRFYGYGVANAYLGDEDQGQMSAWLIMASIGLFQTDGGTSAKPVYEIGSPLYQKIEIDLGQKFGRGKKFTIVAKGASRNNMYVQSATLNGRILNSFNFPASELLKGGSLVLTMGPKPNENWGLLNAK; encoded by the coding sequence ATGAAAAAAAGATTTTTACTGCTTTGCCAGCTTACCATCGGTTTTGTAGCGTATTCGTATGCGCAGCAAACACAGAAAGCCATTTGGAATGTTGGTAAAACTGATAATTCAGGATCGGAATTTGCGCTTGCGCCAAACGGTTTTAAAAAATTTGTAGGGCAGGATTTTGGCTACGAAGACAAGTTTTATTTAGTAGGCTATTCTAAGGAGAAAAAAGACTTTCCATACGTGCTTCCGGGCCCGGTTGATACATGGGGAGGTACCTGGCCTACTGCCGGCTGGCGTACAAACCAGGTAAACATACTATTTGGTTTAGACAACGTGCCTGCCAAAGGCGATTATAAATTAGTGATCCGGCTGGCAGATTATGCCAAGCACTTTTTACCTGTGCTTAAGATCAGCATAAACAATCAGGACGAAAGGATACAACTTTCCGCCGCCGGATATGATGTGAATAAGCAGCGCAGCCCCAGGTTGGATGAAAAACTGGTTGATACGGCATCGCTTACGGGCAATCTGGCCGCTGCTACACCAAAAACTATTGAGATACCTATTAACCCCGGCATCATTAAAAAGGGCGGCAACAACGTTACCATTACAGTTGTAGAAGGTTCGTGGATAATGTTCGATAAGGTAAGCCTGGAGGGTCCCGCGCAGGCGCGTGTAAAAACTCCCGGCCAGATGTATATCGGCACTGTAAAGCCGGCCCAATATCAATTGATATCAAACGGCAAACCGATGCAGCCATTGCTGATAAACGCTACACATTTAAAGGGTGCGCCCAGGATTAGTGTAAAATTAGATGGCCGTACCATTTTTAACGATGTTGTAGAAAAAGGCGATTACGAATTTGAGGCGTTAATGCCCGCGGTTGCTACCGCGAGACAGAGCCGCTACAGCATTTTAGAAAATGGTAAGATCATACAAATCGGCGTGGTAAACCGCTCTAAACAAAAAATACAGACACTCGCAAATTACGTCGATACCCGCATGGGTACTGCTCACTCCCGCTGGATGATAGCGCCCGGCCCCTGGATGCCTTTCAGCATGGTAAAAATGAGCCCCGATAACCAAAACGCCGGCTGGCAGGCGGGCTATCAGCCTACTTACGAAAGCGTGGGCACATTTAGCCATATACATGAGTGGACCATGGCCGGCCTGGGCATTTTTGCCAGCAACGGCAAATTAAAGACCACTATGGGCGACGAACAGAAACCAAGCTCGGGCTATCGTTCGCTTATTGACAAACGCACCGAAGAGGCGCCGATAGGTTATTATAAGGTTGACTTAAAAAATTATGGCATTAAGGCTGAAGTTACCGCTACAACGCGATGTGGCTTTGAACGCTTCACCTTCCCGGCAAACAGGGATAGCGCCCGTATACTGGTAGACCTGCACGTGCCCGCCGAATACAATTACCAGTTGAAAGAAATAAAACTGAAAAAGGTAAGCGATTACCGGATAGAAGGATCGGCACACCAGGTTTCGCCGGGCGTTTGGAGCAACGATGCCGAGCAGGATTATACGCTGCACTTTGTTGTTGAATTTGATAAGCCTATCAAAAATATGGGTGGCTGGGTAAACAAAACAGTAAAATACAGTAACGAATTTGAGGCCAACGGCGCTAAAGAAGCCGGTTTGTTCCTGGAGTTTGATGCCAAACAAACCCCGGTAGTGCAGGTAAGGTCAAGCATATCGCTGGTAAGCGTTGATAATGCGCGGCAAAATTTAAAAACCGAGGTAACCGACCGGTTTGGATGGAACTTTGACGCGGTAAGGCAAAACCAGGTTAACACCTGGAATGACATTTTTCACCGGGTTAAAATTACAACTACTAACAGGTTGGAGAAAGTGCGCTTTTATAACTCGATGTACAGATCAATATGCAGCCGCAACACCTGGAGCGATGTTAACGGCGAATGGCATGGCACCGACGGAAAGATACAAAAGCTGAAAAACAAGGATGATGTAGCCTTAGGCTGTGATGCGTTTTGGAACACCTTCTGGAACCTGAACCAGATGTGGAACCTGGTTACGCCCGAATGGAGTAACCGTTGGGTTAACTCGCAATTGGCCATGTACGATGCTTACGGCTGGCTGGCAAAAGGCCCCGCCGCCATGAACTACATCCCGGTGATGGTTGGCGAACACGAGATACCGCAAATGATATCGGCCTATCAAATGGGGATACGGAACTTTGATGCCAATAAGGTGCTTGATGCTGCTGTAAAAATGCAAACCACCCCGGCGCAGAAAGTATATACCGGCTTTGCCGGTAACCGCGACCTGGTTGAATACATGAAGCATAAATACGTACCGTCTGACAATGGCCGTTTTTCGAACACAATGGAGTATTCTTTCGACGACTGGACCGTCGGGCAGTTAGCAAAGTCGTTAGGCAAAACTGATATCTACAACAAATTTAACGACCGTGGCTACTGGTGGCAAAACGCTATTGATACCGCAGGCTACTGCCACATGAAACTGGCAAATGGCGAATGGGTGAAAAATTTCGACCCTTTCCGTAGTGGGGCTAACGAGGAATATGTTGAGGGCAATGCCTGGCAGCTTACCTTTTTCGTTCCGCAGGATGTTCCGGCCTTGATCAGTAAGATCGGCAAAAAGAAATTTATCGATCGCCTGGAGTGGGGCTTTAAAGAAAGCGAGCCGTGGCGCTATAACGGTATGAACGACCAGTACTGGGATTACCCGGTAGTGCAGGGCAACCAGCAGTCTATGCATTTCGCATTTTTGTTTAACTGGGCAGGTAAACCATGGTCTACCCAAAAATGGAGCCGTTCAATCATCGATCGTTTTTATGGTTATGGTGTTGCCAATGCCTATTTAGGCGATGAAGACCAGGGACAAATGAGCGCCTGGCTGATCATGGCTTCAATAGGACTTTTCCAAACTGACGGCGGAACCAGCGCAAAACCGGTTTACGAAATAGGAAGCCCGCTTTATCAAAAAATAGAGATAGACCTGGGACAGAAATTTGGCCGTGGCAAAAAGTTTACCATCGTAGCTAAAGGGGCATCGCGCAATAACATGTACGTGCAGTCGGCAACGTTAAACGGGCGTATATTAAATTCATTTAACTTCCCGGCTTCCGAGTTGTTAAAAGGCGGTTCGCTGGTACTAACCATGGGGCCAAAGCCAAACGAAAACTGGGGGCTCTTGAACGCGAAGTAA
- a CDS encoding glycoside hydrolase family 38 C-terminal domain-containing protein, which produces MFKYISLCLLCIGYAGYGQSKASHLKHTASKANYTKTQPAPFDCDVKPVYRHRPDGKPGREIMLHFKSRFAGKGTITVNCIGQKEITTIQAGNGLDSLAVLLPDNAGVDNACQAIITLRAAGKNYTKTVDVPAKRHWTVYIYPHSHVDIGYTNTQANVEVIHKRNLVNAIKLGKQTASYPEDARFKWNPEVLWPVERYLKTAGAKEKQDLIEGIQKGYLQLDAGYVNMNTSASADEELLQYFSYGKKIEKLTGKKIETLVQTDVPGMSWGVVPAAAKFGIKYCFALNNGWGRVGNSTDLSFKPFWWVGPDGKSKILFLQPGSYRPGAEAKGHDYWPLMSGQTDTSKLLKIIKTDHPRKNFVDTYLAKALPELEASGTYPYDIFAMSWAMADNTPIDADLPDAVKSWNEDYAYPHLVIASATQVMQTFEKKYGDQLPVMKGDFTEYWTDGLGSAAKQTAMNRSSKERLIQAKTLWDMLHPGAPAPQQQFNEAWRNVIMADEHTWCFIDPSKQPITNNILKTKFGFFQNAHDMSANLIDSALAPVKKGGSKVIGVFNTLVWPRGGLVYVPAEQSKGYGRVVDEYGKPVISQRLSTGELVFYGSDVPALGCKRYTLKKGEPKPAKALVHGNSLDNGLLQAVINTQTGDISSLKKEGYEFVDTEHSLNSYRYLHADDDAAKASGTSNVKISIKENGPLVATLVAMSAAEGCNSLLREVTIIAGSPSLEITNYIDKQPVTQKEGVHFGFAFNIPNPETRVDIPFGIMALEKDQLPGANRNWITFQRWLDISNSERGVTWCSLDAPVFEDGGITANIIGSGANSPKWITKLQPSATIYSWVMNNHWHTNFPLSQEGVVKFRYRLLPHNNKYDAAAANRYGTEQAQPLIASPVDADHHQ; this is translated from the coding sequence ATGTTTAAATATATAAGTTTATGCTTACTGTGCATTGGCTATGCCGGATATGGTCAAAGCAAGGCATCGCACCTAAAGCATACCGCTTCAAAAGCAAATTACACTAAAACGCAGCCAGCTCCCTTTGATTGCGACGTAAAACCTGTTTATCGTCATCGTCCAGACGGAAAGCCTGGCAGGGAGATCATGCTGCACTTCAAAAGCAGGTTTGCCGGCAAAGGAACCATAACAGTAAATTGTATTGGGCAAAAAGAAATCACAACCATACAAGCAGGCAACGGACTGGATAGCCTGGCGGTATTGCTGCCCGATAACGCGGGCGTAGATAACGCATGCCAAGCCATCATAACATTACGTGCGGCCGGTAAAAATTACACCAAAACAGTTGATGTACCTGCAAAACGGCACTGGACGGTTTACATTTACCCACACAGCCATGTTGATATCGGCTATACCAATACCCAGGCTAATGTAGAAGTTATCCATAAGCGAAACCTGGTTAACGCTATAAAGCTTGGTAAGCAAACAGCTAGTTATCCTGAAGATGCCCGGTTTAAATGGAACCCCGAGGTGTTATGGCCGGTAGAACGCTACCTTAAAACAGCCGGCGCAAAGGAGAAGCAGGACCTGATAGAAGGCATACAAAAAGGTTACCTACAGCTTGATGCCGGATATGTTAACATGAACACCAGCGCTTCAGCAGATGAAGAGTTGCTGCAATACTTTAGCTATGGCAAAAAGATAGAAAAGCTTACCGGCAAAAAAATAGAGACCCTGGTGCAGACAGATGTGCCTGGCATGTCGTGGGGTGTTGTGCCGGCTGCCGCGAAGTTTGGTATAAAGTATTGCTTCGCCTTAAACAATGGCTGGGGCAGGGTTGGTAATTCAACCGACCTTAGCTTTAAACCGTTTTGGTGGGTTGGCCCTGACGGGAAATCAAAGATATTGTTTTTACAGCCGGGCAGTTACAGGCCCGGGGCCGAAGCAAAAGGTCACGATTACTGGCCGCTGATGTCTGGCCAGACCGATACTTCCAAATTATTGAAGATCATTAAAACCGACCATCCGCGTAAAAACTTCGTAGATACTTATCTTGCCAAAGCACTCCCCGAGTTGGAAGCATCGGGCACCTACCCCTACGATATTTTCGCTATGTCGTGGGCAATGGCCGACAACACCCCTATTGATGCCGACCTCCCTGATGCAGTAAAAAGCTGGAACGAAGACTACGCCTACCCACACCTGGTAATAGCAAGCGCCACGCAGGTGATGCAAACATTTGAAAAGAAATATGGCGACCAGTTGCCTGTTATGAAGGGTGATTTCACTGAGTACTGGACCGACGGGCTTGGCAGCGCCGCCAAGCAAACCGCCATGAACCGCTCATCGAAAGAACGCTTGATACAAGCCAAGACTTTATGGGATATGCTGCATCCGGGTGCGCCTGCGCCGCAACAACAATTTAACGAGGCATGGCGAAACGTGATCATGGCCGACGAACACACCTGGTGCTTTATCGACCCTTCAAAACAGCCTATTACAAATAACATCCTAAAAACCAAGTTCGGTTTCTTCCAGAACGCACATGACATGAGCGCCAATTTAATAGACTCGGCCTTAGCCCCGGTAAAAAAAGGTGGTAGCAAGGTTATCGGTGTATTTAACACGCTTGTGTGGCCGCGGGGCGGATTGGTTTACGTACCGGCCGAACAAAGCAAGGGATATGGCAGGGTTGTTGACGAGTATGGAAAACCGGTTATCAGTCAGCGCCTTTCAACAGGTGAGCTTGTTTTTTACGGTTCGGATGTCCCGGCCTTAGGCTGCAAAAGATATACCCTTAAAAAAGGCGAGCCAAAACCCGCAAAGGCCCTGGTACACGGTAATAGCCTTGATAATGGCCTGTTACAAGCCGTAATTAATACGCAAACAGGTGACATTTCCAGTTTGAAAAAAGAAGGCTATGAATTTGTAGACACCGAACACTCGCTCAACAGCTACCGTTACCTGCATGCCGATGATGACGCGGCCAAAGCAAGCGGAACAAGCAATGTAAAAATAAGTATCAAAGAAAACGGCCCGCTTGTGGCCACGCTGGTGGCAATGTCTGCCGCAGAGGGCTGCAATAGCCTGTTGCGGGAGGTTACCATCATCGCCGGCTCACCCTCGCTGGAAATTACCAATTATATAGATAAGCAGCCTGTCACTCAAAAAGAGGGTGTGCATTTCGGGTTTGCTTTTAACATCCCCAACCCTGAAACGCGGGTAGATATACCATTTGGTATCATGGCACTTGAAAAAGATCAGTTACCGGGGGCAAACCGTAACTGGATAACATTTCAGCGCTGGCTTGATATTTCGAACAGCGAAAGGGGAGTAACATGGTGCTCGTTAGATGCTCCGGTTTTTGAAGACGGAGGCATCACCGCCAATATCATCGGCAGCGGCGCAAACTCACCCAAATGGATAACAAAGCTCCAGCCAAGCGCTACTATATACTCGTGGGTGATGAATAACCATTGGCATACCAATTTCCCACTGAGCCAGGAAGGAGTGGTTAAATTCAGATACAGACTGCTACCCCATAATAATAAATATGATGCTGCAGCGGCCAATCGCTATGGAACGGAGCAGGCACAGCCCCTTATCGCAAGCCCGGTTGATGCTGATCACCACCAGTAA